GAGTgacaaaaaacaaaagaaggTCACTTCACAAGTTGCGAGCAATAATTCGCAACAACTGGCAAACAATATTGTAAAGATACCAAGTCTGAAGATCGAATTTCAAATTCAAGGACCTCTATATATATCAAGACAAAAAGAAGCTGAAGATATCAACCATTctcttcaaaataaatattattacttagTTTCAgtttatatgtattgtgtttcaggCTACGATCAGGGCCGTGCCTATTAGAAGGCAAATGAGTCCAATGACTCAGGGACATCTCTTTTTGGGggcctaaatttttttttaaaaaaatttattatatacaaTACTAGTTATTAGATAGCCCAAAaccaagtatttattaaatgGAACTTGCTTAGCCTGTTATCGATTTATTCCCCAATATTCCCCAATATTCATCTGCAGACAAGCTTTAATCGACTCCAGTCGTTGCGTCGTCTCTAGGTTTGATTGAAAGACCCGTGAGGAGCTGTAAgtctattttcttgtatttgctttgttcaggcttctaattttttattgtagtttttTACTTTCTTCGAGGCTTTATGTGGTATCTATAATCTACGCTTTTTGACTGAAATTTTGGTGGATGTAATGTTTATCCAGCCTTCAAATGCACATATTGCTTCTAAAATATTGTTGACTGTCCCGGTCACAGTAGCAAATGCATAGCGAATTTTCTCAAAGATAAAgctcatcaaaacttttctccGATCAACCATGTCACGAGAAATATTGAATGGATTGGCTATGTTATCGATTGAGAAAGAAATTACTGAACAACTTGATTGTACAGACTTGATTAGTATTTTTAGCTCTAAAACTGTTAGGCAGATTGTTTTTTagtgattaatatttttattcctttagttttttatattgtctttGATGTAttcatttaatttgaaaaattgatacggaatgaaaaaaaatatgaacacaCATTATGATTCGGAGACCTCTTTTGAAAAGTTAGATTCAAGCCCAAATATTATTAGGATCGACCCTGGCTACGATAAGTAGATAAACAAGTTATTTCCTCATTTACATGATGTTATTAgtgtaataataaatattatgtcTGAATTTAAATTTTAGGTTTTTACCCTCTCTTGTCTATTTAGAAATTAAATTTGTTACTCCACGCTTTGAGGTAGGAAACAAAACATGGATGTGCTATGTGTTGTTGAAAAAATTTAAGACATGAACCATCGATTGCGACTATGTGATTAAACTATGAGAAGTAGTTTGTAATAAACAAAACCCAGCAGCATTCTAATCAAAAGTTAAAAGTTTTAGTTTACTTTGTGAAAGAAAGATGGGCTAGAAAATTGAGATTTATCAAACTTTAGATTAAAACGGGACAAACATTGTTAATAAAAGAACTATTTTAGTTCAATTAAAACTGAAGGATTAAATCGAGAATTAACCGAAATATAACGACCAAATCGGGTATTATCCTTacaaatttataatgtatttaataatattaatggattaaaataatataaaaataataataataacgatttTGCTATTTAAAAAAGAGGTTTATGTACCAAACTCCTGTGAAATATAAAAAATCTCACTTTTATAATgtgaaaattaaatatatattttagactttaacttttttttctaaaatttgtaTGAACACACCCATCCTTACACCACCTAGAATACGGTGAACTgaagtattttgatgatatattataaaacaaTGATTAAAATAACAAGCAGATAAAACGGTTAGGAataaaacttaaatttttaCAAATCATATTTCAAGCCGGTTATACTAGTTCAGACGTTGTCTATGATAACCAGACATTCGAATATCGAGTTGGATGAACAGATACAACAACCGACAACATCCAGTTAGCTTATGTAACGTTCGAATTAGTCTAGCCGGTCTTATATATGACTTGTAACAAACTGAGTTTTCTTTCTAATCTTTTTGTCCACTAGTCATTTGGATTATTAGTTTTTAATATATTATCAAAATACTTTAACTCGCAAGATTTTCATGTGGCACAAGAGATGTGTAACGGTCATGATCCTCGGCTCATACCCACGCACTATTATGCATATGATTTATCCAGTCCGGACACTGGAGTTTATACATTTCTatgattagaacccaagacctcctgaatttatatagatcttggcaggaGGTCTTGGATTCTAATCCTAGGAAGATAAAAACTTCAGTATCTGGGCTGGATAAAATGTTGAGGATGTAATAAATCTATTTAATTTTCGTTACAAGATGTTTGTGcgacttttataaaatgttgagGATGTAATAAATCTATTTAATTTTCGTACGAGAGAATGTATATTTTCGATATTTTACACTAGGTTTGGTGCAAATAAGGTAGTAATAGGAGCAAGAAAATAATATTAAGTAATTACCATAAAGTAAGGTAATTAATTTATAACAAAACTCTAACCAAATTCCACCATTACAGCTCACACCTCTCCGTCTCCCTCTCACCTTTCTTCTTGGCCTCTCTCTCTAAACACAGAATATGCAGAGGCAATCACTGGGCTCGCCATCGTCGAAGCTTCACCACGGAGGAATAATACTACTGAAAGATGATACCTCTCCTTCTACATCTCCAACAAACGACGCTTTATCCGCAGGAGGCGGATTAACTGtagttgaagaagaagaagaaaaggttaagaaactgaaactgaagcCGGCGGAAATCTACATTCATTTCATACCAATGCTCACTCTTCTCTGCCTTCTGGTTCTCTACCTTTCCTCTCACAAACCTTCTCAGATCGGTAACTCAATACGCATTTTATGTGTATATATCTCGTAATTTCTTCCTGATTATTTTCTATAACGAGTTTCTCTTTCTGGGTTTAGATTTAAAAGAGTTCGCTGGGTACAAGCATGTATCCGATTCTGGAGGTTTGTATGCGATTAGCCTTCTTATTCCAGTGAAATCTCGGTAAATAATTTCTGGGTTTGATTTCATTGGACAGATTCAAGCGAAGATATTCAGAAATTTCATCAAACCGTAGATATGAAACAAGGGGCGGTAGCGGTATCGTGGAAGAACCGGCGTTCTCTCCGGCTCAAAATGGCTGACGTttaggattattttattttcgggttccatcttatctttttcttttttctaatattttCACTATTTTTTTGGGTTCTGTCGCAGTCTGTATCTATAGGTGTCTCTATAGTCTCACACACGCATACGCACATAAAACAACACACAAAAAAACCTTAACCGTCGGTGGGGTTGGCACGTGTGAGCTTAAGATGTGGTCTATGGGAATATTGAGATTTATTCACACGTGTGTAACATAGAGTTATTTGGgatgaaaaaataaaagaaaaagaatTTATTGCGTCATCTGGTAGACTAATTTATGCTACATGTAATGAGACTATTAGATCATGtcattttctaatattttatttatggttttattgtataaacaagaaaattattataaaattcattAATTTTCAAATCCAGAATATAATTGGTTTTGTATAGTAAATTTTCAATATAATtgtcttgagttatatttgtaTATACTTATTTTTGCAATATTAAATGATACGTGAGATGGAGCATATAATttcattttgtatttttgttttttattaacATCTatgtaaaattaatatattttaaatgtttttgtttttttattatttaatttttttaaaattttttattgattttttttagttttagtAGTTTTGGATTTTTGTAGTATGATTGAAGCaattttgtaataaaaaaacaatTGTAAGGTTTTTTAAGACTCTAGAAGTGACGACTTATTGAGattttatcatatatatatatatatatatatatatatatatatatatggtaaaaacttgtgtgagacggtctcacgggtcatattttgtgagacggatctttatttggatcatccatgaaaaagtattactttttatgttaagagtattactttttattgtgaatatgggtagggttgacccgtctcacagattgtgattcgtgagacggtctcacatgagacctactctatatatatatatatatgtatgtatatagaGAGTAACAAAAAGTAGATCTCATCGGCAATAATTCATCTTTTTGAGAGAtaactatatatttatagtataaaataatattttttttacataaaaaactattttttaattaaaataaacataagacaaaatatttttcatgatataactaaatatatatatatatatatatatatatataatatttttcagtaaaaattaataatttagatataaaaataattatttgaatagtcaaatatttcattcaaaatcagtatatattatataatatcttTTAAACATAAttgataaaaatgatatttgtgTGGTTAAAATAATACTTTATATGAGAGTGttgtttatatattattattattttaggtCAAATATTATGATAACAAATTTAGGCGACTATAGTTTGGTGTCATTTTTGGCAAAAATATAATTACATCGTGTACATAATGTGAtttatgattattataattttaaaaaaatcgaaaaaaaatgATGCAGTATAATTCGGTTAAGACGATTGTGAtggttaataataataataaaaaaatgattacTGATTATACATTTAGTCAATATTTAGATCGATCCTATAAGGTAAACTAGGAACACCCAACCTACACCTGCcaaatttataaattaagtattcaattttaaaaaataaatagttcGATGGTATTATACTTCCAAATGGTCCACAGTTTTTTCTACTACGAAGTACACCTCAATTATGTGATGTCTATAGGGATTAATGTTTATCTCTATGTGTAAATAAATAGAGATTTATTTAGAGATTAATTTCCCAGTGATTACGTTTACAAATTCGATCGTATCTCAATTATGATAAAATCGAAATCGAGTCGCTCTTAAACATAGTCAATGGACttgtttgttttttaaaatttgagatataaTTACGAGTTATTGTCTTATATTGTATTGTTTGATAAATTAGAAGTTCTTGACAATTATATATGTTGGCGTATATAATTGTTCTTGCGAGCGGAACAATTGATACATGatgcaatttaaaatattcgaaTTGTACCGTTATCACGGACTATAAGATCCTACTTTTGTGGCATAATAATTTCTCTTAAGAAAAGAACAATCGAAATGTAATGATTGATTCTCGTACGATAGTTATTTAGATTTAacttttgataaaaaaattagaaatattaGGGGTTAGGAAGGCtcgatattattttttattagacaaaaacttgtgtgatacggtctcacggatcgtattttgtgagcatCCATAaaaaactattactttttattgtgaatatctatAGAGTTGACCCGTATCACGGATAAATATTCGCGAGACCGTCGTActcttgttattattattatttgaaagCGCTTTAATGGGATTTTGCGCTTATATCCATTTAATGTTGCGCCCCCCCAATGATGGATAATTGGTGGAAAGAGCCGGAATCCGACCGTTGGGGTCATCTATgcattaattataaaatttattacagTGCATAAATGAGTCttattattactttttaaatACCCAAATATCTTTAAACTTGCATATATAATGTAACCCAGCAAAGATTATGTTGACATACTGTATTTTTGGACTCTTTTTAGCCATATTAGAGGTTACATCATAAGATGGTCAGCCAATATGATGTGAATGATTTCTCCTATTTTCCATAAGTACAGTTCGCCGTAACTGTTGTTGTTGTAAGAAATACAAATATGAATGAACAAATTATATGTAAAAATATGCAGTGAATGAAAATGTATGTGTATTTTCGAGTTTCTAATAATCTAATTCTATTTCATTGTGAGGTAGTGATCTTATATGTGTTTCATTGAAGTATTTTATGTAATTCCAAGGCCTATGACTCAATAACGTAAAAATATTGACGTTTTGTGTGAACTTGTGAATGTGAGTCAAGTTTTCATACCAGAGAATGAAGGATTCATGATATATGCAGTGGATGCGACAcatgaaatttttttgaaaatttttgatATTCCTATGGTAAATGATTTTCCAGATGTACTTTCTTATGAACTTCTAGGCTTGATGCATCAAAGATAAATAGATTTCCCTATTTAGTTGATGTAAGGGACAAATTCTATTTTTAGAGTACCGTACCGTTTGCCCCCAACTAAGTTGAGAGAACTCAATGAACAATTACAGGACTTACTGAAAAAAAGCAACATCGGACCAAATATGTCACATTGGagagctccagtattgtttgtaaagaagaaagacagAATGATGAGGATGTGAATTGATTATCGGCAATTGAATAAAgctactgtgaaaaataagTATCATCTGCCACGTAacgatgacttgtttgatcaattgcagggtaCATCCGTGTATTCCAAGACCGGTATTTGTTCTGGATATTATCAGCTTAGAGACCAACAAGAAAATGTCCCTAAAACTGCATTTCAAGCATGTTATGGGAATTATAAATTCTTAGTCATGTCTTTGACTAATGCACCTGTGGTTTTACGGATTTGATGAACTATGTTTTTTGAGAATTTATTGACAAATTTTTtatgtcttcattgatgacattttgatttattcaaaaacaaataaaaagcaTCGAGAACATTTGAGACTAGTCCTCCAGACACTCAGAGCATCACAATTATATGccaaatttaaaacataaaccTTTTTATACCTAGActaccctcgtgaaccatgattcGACCCCCGCGGACCAAGTTTCGAATCCCTTAGCCATTATTATCCTAATTCGAACCCTAACTTTATgcataaatgaaagaaaattatATGCAACGATATGTAGTGGACAAAAATGTATGTGTATTTTCGATTATCTAATAGTATAACCTTATTTCATTATGAGGTAGATGTCTATTTACACTTCTTCAAGGACTGGAAGAGTCTATTCGCAATTGGTTGTGTCCTTAGGCTAAGATTCAACCTAATATGTGATATCTTGATATGAGGGTGTATATTTCACCTCATTTTGAAAGGCACAATAATTGAATCATGTCTCTTGGTCAGATTCAATCTAGTGCATCCATTTGAATTGGACGATCTTGATCGCATCTCTTTAGGATGATCATAACCTTTGGATCCAATCTTAGATAACAGATCTCAACCTCCGATCATGATCTACGATCTAGATTTCATGTCATTGATATAAATTAAACTAGTCCATCTAATCATCCAACGGTCATGATCGCACTTACTCTTGAATCAGCATATGCTTCACTGTTTCCCTTGAGATCACCATCCAACAGCTCATAACCACTATCATCTCACTCATCCTAGTGGCGTGCAATCATTTTCCACATCACTCTGTCACCGCTACATCGATGATGACTAGATCAAATGCCACATCATCGAACCACCATTTTCAAGTCCTATAAGGAAAGGTATACTTGTTCCATCTTTTGTCATTTGCATCACTTTAcattatacatatacatacatatatacatatacatatatatacatatatatgcacacctatgtgagcaccgatgaggtgtcattcacccattggatgtgatgaaatatagaaaaattgtgcatccaatgggtgagtgacacctcatcggtgctcacataggTGTGCAGCATAATAAAATTGGGATAAAAACGTTAGGTAACTAGTCGAGGAACCAAGTCAAGAAAGGAAAGACAAGACCATGTGGAAAGGGAGTTTAGGCAAGGGACGAGACCCATGAAACCCTAGTCTCCTACACCCTCGACTCAACCCATGATGCTCTGGAGTTCTAGATTTTTGGAGCTATGGAAGCCTAGAATCCTCTGTAGCTTTTCTATCTGTTGGGATACTATTTTCTCGCACCCAAAACACGacgaaatttaaaaattttgtctCGATGTTCCAAATAGTCCTTAGGCATCATATGTTTAtataaacatgcataggatgtgaTAGGATCAGTTAAGGAGTTTATATATTTAGAAAAgggtttgaataaacacttgagaTTTTTCGGTTCTTTTTATGAAATATGAATCTCTTAGAGAAACTGATCATAAAATCTTGTTTGTCAATATAAATCAGTCAACTGATAAAAGTGCGGAATTAAATtgaaatatagattgaatactTATGTAAAATATGATGCACAACTTAAATGATAACTGCACTGAACACgagaatttttatggatgttcggagatttcaaatgctcctacgtagCCTCTTCTATCATGAGTATAAGATATTACTAAAAAACATTGATATATTACAACAAATTGTAATAATCTGCTTCAGTTAGTCTTACATACtatcaaactgaaactcttagtctaTTAACACTTTACAATAAATTATTGAATTTCTCTAACtggtagcctgaatgctacatATTAATATAATGAACTTAGAGCTTTAATGTGCGATATATTGGGAAGATACTCGAAGAATGTATTGCAACTGATTTTTTGTGTGTTCTTTTATCACTTCATTACTTCTCTTCAACTGATTCGATCAACTATATATAGTCTTCGATCTCAGCAGTCGTATTGAATGCATTTATTGACAAATATCCGTTGAATTGTCGTCTAGTTACTTTATTTGATAGTAGTACAAGGTATTCAAACTGTTCTTTTCTGATTTATCTATTCTGCTTTGGTATTACCTGTCAGTCAGTCTGCTGATACTTCAACTGATTACATGGCCAACTGATTAGAATTCAACTGATCTGCCGATCTCAGCTGGACATTATCAGTTCTAATTGATGTCCGATCAGTTACGAATACTTCAGTTGATAAGGTTTTTCCAGTTCGACTCAAACGAAGTCTTTAGTTACGATTACTCGATTGTTCGATCAGTTAGATTTTTCTGTTTCTTACGgattagtttgtcaaactctgaaACTTATAATATTCCAACATGATGTTTAGTTTGTATACTTATGCGTTTTAAACGCTGGACTCCAAACCAATCCGGGATTAGCGGAGATGACCCTTCTTGTATTTCCCTTCGAACGAATCTCCTTCTCAAATTAGGTCCACTATCAAAGAAAGTTTTTCTTGCTTGGATTGCACTAGTAATCACAAAAAAATTTGCGTCGAGATTGTGACGTCCAAATTTCTAAAATCCAGAGTCCATGCAGCAGCGTAGAGCGCAGACATGGAAGACAAAAGTGGCTGAAAATATTTCAGCAAAATATTGGGAAGTGGCCGAGACTTTGTGGTTAAGTGGAGAGAGGTTTTTGTGAATTTTGTGCTTGTATTGTGTGCAAAAATTCTCTTATGTTATTTGCTCCATTATGGTATATTTATAGAGTGTGATTCCTGATCGCATCTGGAATCCCTCTCCCATCAAGGATTCCTAATCCTTGTCTCACCAAAACCCTTTAATTCCATTGTCataaaattatcatattattaatatataatgtatttataaACTTTTGATAATGCatgatattttaatattatatatacatataatttaTATCTCCACATAATTTTATATACGTAAACATTAATATATCTACGGGtttattttaaaactaatttaaaattttttttttca
This region of Primulina eburnea isolate SZY01 chromosome 14, ASM2296580v1, whole genome shotgun sequence genomic DNA includes:
- the LOC140812032 gene encoding uncharacterized protein codes for the protein MQRQSLGSPSSKLHHGGIILLKDDTSPSTSPTNDALSAGGGLTVVEEEEEKVKKLKLKPAEIYIHFIPMLTLLCLLVLYLSSHKPSQIDLKEFAGYKHVSDSGDSSEDIQKFHQTVDMKQGAVAVSWKNRRSLRLKMADV